Proteins from one Thioflavicoccus mobilis 8321 genomic window:
- the ubiG gene encoding bifunctional 2-polyprenyl-6-hydroxyphenol methylase/3-demethylubiquinol 3-O-methyltransferase UbiG yields the protein MTETAHNVDHAEIRKFEELASRWWDPESEFKTLHEINPLRLDYIEQAVSLQGKEVLDVGCGGGLLSEAMALRGAQVTGIDMGEMPLRVAELHTLETGVEVTYRRVPVEVLAAERPASFDVVTCMEMLEHVPEPAAVVAACARLVRPGGHVFFSTLNRNPKSYLMAVVGAEYILGMLPKGTHDYARFIRPAELGAWVRAAGMHLSDLTGMTYHPLTGEYSLAKGKLDVNYLATCRPDGDV from the coding sequence ATGACCGAGACCGCCCACAACGTCGATCACGCCGAAATCCGCAAGTTCGAAGAGCTCGCCTCGCGCTGGTGGGACCCCGAGAGTGAGTTCAAGACCCTGCACGAGATCAACCCGCTGCGTCTCGACTACATCGAGCAGGCGGTGTCCCTTCAGGGCAAGGAGGTGCTCGATGTCGGCTGCGGCGGCGGGTTGCTCTCCGAGGCGATGGCGCTGCGCGGCGCGCAGGTCACAGGTATCGACATGGGCGAGATGCCGCTCAGGGTCGCAGAGCTCCATACCTTGGAGACGGGCGTCGAGGTCACCTATCGGCGTGTGCCGGTCGAGGTCCTGGCGGCCGAGCGCCCGGCCAGCTTCGATGTAGTCACCTGCATGGAGATGCTCGAGCACGTCCCGGAGCCGGCCGCGGTGGTGGCCGCCTGCGCCCGCCTCGTGCGCCCTGGCGGTCACGTCTTCTTCTCGACGCTCAATCGCAACCCGAAGTCATATCTGATGGCCGTCGTCGGTGCCGAGTACATCCTCGGGATGTTGCCGAAGGGTACTCACGACTACGCCCGCTTCATTCGCCCGGCAGAACTCGGCGCCTGGGTCCGTGCGGCCGGCATGCACCTGAGCGACCTGACCGGCATGACCTACCATCCGCTGACCGGCGAGTACAGCCTGGCCAAGGGCAAACTGGACGTGAACTACCTGGCGACCTGCCGCCCGGACGGAGATGTCTAG
- the dksA gene encoding RNA polymerase-binding protein DksA, protein MAETEQQGAKAFGIEPYGPEKDEEYMNPRQEEHFRQILLAWKRSLMEEVDRTLHHMQDDATNFPDPNDRATQESEFSLELRTRDRERKLIRKIDEALKRLEDHEYGYCEACGIEIGIRRLEARPTATLCIDCKTLDEIRERQRG, encoded by the coding sequence ATGGCGGAAACGGAACAGCAGGGTGCCAAGGCGTTCGGCATCGAACCCTACGGCCCCGAAAAGGACGAGGAATACATGAATCCCCGTCAGGAGGAGCACTTCCGTCAGATCCTCCTGGCATGGAAACGCAGCCTGATGGAGGAGGTCGACCGCACGCTCCACCACATGCAGGACGATGCGACGAACTTCCCCGATCCCAACGACCGCGCGACCCAGGAGTCGGAGTTCAGCCTGGAGCTGCGCACCCGCGACCGAGAGCGTAAGTTGATCAGGAAGATCGACGAGGCGCTGAAGCGGCTAGAGGACCATGAATACGGCTACTGCGAGGCCTGCGGCATCGAGATCGGCATCCGCCGTCTCGAGGCACGACCGACCGCGACCCTCTGCATCGACTGCAAGACCCTCGACGAAATCCGCGAGCGCCAGCGCGGCTGA
- the phbB gene encoding acetoacetyl-CoA reductase: protein MERVALVTGGTRGIGEAISVALQNAGYRVAANYGGNDEAARAFTERTGIPAFKFDVSDHEATKAGIAQVEEVVGPIDVLVNNAGITRDGTLHKMTYEQWHKVIETNLSSCFNCSRAVIEGMRERRFGRIVNISSINGQAGQFGQANYSAAKAGIHGFTKAIALEGAGKGITVNTIAPGYIDTEMLSGVPPEILQKIIARIPVARLGEPEDIARTVVFLVDDAASFITGSTICVNGGQYMY, encoded by the coding sequence ATGGAGAGAGTTGCACTGGTTACCGGCGGCACTCGCGGTATCGGCGAGGCGATTTCCGTCGCCCTGCAAAACGCTGGCTATCGTGTAGCGGCCAACTATGGCGGCAACGACGAGGCCGCGCGCGCCTTCACCGAACGCACCGGGATCCCGGCATTCAAGTTCGACGTCAGCGACCACGAGGCGACCAAGGCGGGCATTGCCCAGGTCGAAGAGGTAGTCGGCCCGATCGATGTTCTGGTGAACAACGCCGGGATCACCCGCGATGGGACCCTGCACAAGATGACCTACGAGCAGTGGCACAAGGTCATCGAGACCAACCTCAGCTCCTGCTTCAACTGCTCGCGTGCGGTGATCGAAGGCATGCGCGAGCGTCGTTTCGGGCGAATCGTCAATATCAGCTCGATCAACGGCCAGGCCGGGCAGTTCGGACAGGCCAACTACTCCGCCGCCAAAGCGGGCATCCATGGCTTCACCAAGGCCATCGCTCTGGAGGGGGCCGGCAAGGGCATCACCGTCAACACAATTGCACCTGGCTATATCGATACCGAGATGCTGAGCGGGGTGCCGCCGGAAATCCTGCAGAAGATCATCGCCCGCATTCCCGTCGCTCGCTTGGGCGAGCCGGAAGACATCGCCCGAACGGTGGTCTTTCTTGTGGACGATGCAGCCAGTTTCATCACGGGATCGACGATCTGTGTCAACGGTGGCCAATACATGTATTGA
- a CDS encoding SDR family NAD(P)-dependent oxidoreductase → MSDIASYDPPVDLLSERVILITGVADTIGRAVALAAAAHGATVVLSDRDQSALEPVYDTIEGAGQPQPAILPLDLAKGGEAEFLGVAETLGQEFGRLDGLVHCAAYAPYLSRIDDYGAEDWDIVLRVNLTAAFLLTQTCLPLLRAADDPAVVFTADRVGRRGRAYWGAYSAAKFGIEGLMQTLAEETSEGGQMRANSLDPGAVRSGLRLHLYPGEDPHQLPDAETVANRYLYLLGADSRGITGQTF, encoded by the coding sequence ATGTCCGATATCGCCAGCTATGACCCGCCGGTCGACCTCTTGAGCGAGCGCGTGATCCTGATCACCGGGGTGGCCGACACGATCGGCCGTGCCGTGGCCCTGGCCGCTGCCGCGCATGGTGCGACAGTGGTCCTCTCGGACCGCGACCAGTCAGCCCTGGAGCCGGTCTACGATACGATCGAGGGTGCCGGTCAGCCGCAGCCGGCAATCCTGCCGCTCGACCTGGCGAAGGGGGGCGAGGCGGAGTTTCTCGGCGTCGCCGAGACCCTGGGCCAGGAGTTCGGCCGGCTGGACGGCCTCGTCCACTGTGCGGCCTACGCCCCTTATCTCAGCCGCATCGACGACTATGGTGCCGAGGACTGGGATATCGTCCTGCGCGTCAACCTGACAGCGGCCTTCCTGCTGACGCAGACCTGCCTGCCGCTTCTGCGCGCGGCCGATGACCCGGCGGTGGTCTTCACCGCCGATCGCGTCGGCCGTCGCGGGCGGGCCTACTGGGGGGCCTATTCGGCAGCCAAGTTCGGTATCGAGGGATTGATGCAGACGCTCGCCGAGGAGACGAGCGAGGGTGGTCAGATGCGCGCGAACAGTTTGGACCCAGGGGCGGTGCGCAGCGGCCTGCGCCTGCACCTCTATCCCGGTGAGGATCCGCACCAGCTGCCGGACGCGGAGACGGTGGCCAACCGCTATCTCTACCTATTGGGCGCCGACAGCCGCGGGATTACCGGCCAGACCTTCTGA
- the petA gene encoding ubiquinol-cytochrome c reductase iron-sulfur subunit — protein sequence MQAQVNKARRRILVAATSVVGAAGIGYAVVPFVAAMEPSAKARAAGAPVRADISKLEPGALLRVKWRGQPIWIVSRTPEMLETLASNDPKLVDPSSEVPQQPDYCQNPARSIKPEYWVAIGICTHLGCSPNYRPEVAPDDLGEDWKGGFFCPCHGSRFDLAGRVFKGVPAPTNLVIPKHTYLNDTILLIGQDNEGTA from the coding sequence ATGCAAGCACAAGTGAACAAGGCGCGGCGACGCATCCTCGTCGCCGCGACGAGCGTAGTCGGTGCCGCCGGCATCGGCTATGCAGTCGTCCCGTTCGTGGCGGCGATGGAACCGAGCGCCAAGGCCCGCGCGGCCGGCGCCCCGGTGCGCGCCGATATCAGCAAGCTCGAGCCCGGCGCGCTGCTGCGCGTGAAGTGGCGCGGCCAACCGATCTGGATCGTCTCGCGCACGCCGGAGATGCTCGAGACGCTGGCGAGCAACGATCCGAAGCTTGTCGATCCCTCCTCCGAGGTGCCCCAGCAGCCGGATTACTGCCAGAACCCGGCGCGCTCGATCAAGCCCGAATATTGGGTGGCGATCGGCATCTGCACCCATTTGGGCTGCTCGCCGAACTACCGGCCGGAGGTGGCCCCCGATGACCTCGGCGAGGACTGGAAGGGCGGCTTCTTCTGTCCCTGCCACGGCTCGCGCTTCGACCTGGCAGGCCGAGTGTTCAAGGGCGTTCCGGCCCCGACCAACCTCGTGATCCCGAAGCACACCTACCTCAACGACACCATCCTACTCATTGGCCAGGACAACGAGGGCACCGCTTGA
- a CDS encoding phytoene/squalene synthase family protein produces MDEWRFPSRATPPGSAAYYSIRFAPSGLRDDLARLLGWRQALAAIPDTVSDPGVAQRKLDWWREEFAQMLSGTPRHPLSRALAPALDRHTLPPAPFLTIAARAEAEIHRRVPADRAAVEAAEEEDRGALFELLARCHGTADSGLLVRARRLGGFCGQVERLRDAGRRLRAGRAVFAQDSLVAAGLAGTTLERPDVRRRLAPLVAAAAAEARDHGVAIDASDLPVCLRIRARLAERLLVELTAPDANVVDTRIALTPLNKLWHAWRESRRRPPVRT; encoded by the coding sequence TTGGACGAGTGGCGTTTTCCGAGCCGGGCGACCCCGCCGGGCTCGGCGGCCTACTACAGCATCCGCTTCGCCCCGTCCGGGCTGCGTGACGACCTGGCGCGGCTGCTCGGTTGGCGACAGGCGCTCGCCGCGATCCCGGATACGGTCTCCGATCCCGGCGTCGCACAGCGCAAGCTCGACTGGTGGCGCGAAGAGTTCGCCCAGATGCTTTCCGGCACCCCGCGCCACCCGCTGAGCCGTGCCTTGGCGCCCGCGCTTGACCGCCATACACTGCCGCCCGCGCCCTTCTTGACGATCGCGGCGCGCGCCGAGGCCGAGATCCATCGCCGCGTGCCCGCCGATCGGGCGGCGGTCGAGGCGGCCGAGGAGGAGGATCGCGGCGCCCTCTTCGAGCTGCTCGCCCGCTGCCACGGCACCGCCGATTCGGGTCTTCTGGTCCGAGCGCGGCGCCTCGGTGGCTTCTGTGGCCAGGTCGAACGGCTGCGCGACGCCGGTCGGCGGCTGCGCGCCGGGCGGGCGGTGTTCGCCCAAGACAGTCTAGTCGCAGCCGGCCTGGCCGGCACAACGCTCGAAAGGCCGGACGTGCGTCGTCGGCTCGCGCCGCTGGTGGCCGCCGCCGCGGCCGAGGCCCGTGATCATGGCGTCGCGATCGATGCCTCCGATCTGCCAGTCTGTCTGCGCATCCGGGCGCGCCTCGCCGAACGCCTGCTGGTCGAGCTGACCGCCCCCGATGCCAACGTCGTCGACACCCGCATCGCCCTGACCCCGTTGAACAAGCTGTGGCACGCCTGGCGCGAGAGTCGTCGCCGGCCGCCCGTGCGCACCTGA
- a CDS encoding CBS domain-containing protein, with protein MILDIPADLVVTPAVLAHLPVSFGGQGRPDNIQATEYSIAQWEDPFMQVRDYMSGTPVTINASADYQDALELMDQHHMHHLPVTDDQGVVVGILSRHDLQLAARYFHEHPGEINEVMHTPVTTIAPEAELADAVDAMTKGYMRCLPVSEDGGHQLVGIITETDLMRALRDLLAKQGG; from the coding sequence ATGATTCTGGATATCCCCGCCGATCTGGTCGTCACCCCGGCCGTCCTCGCGCACTTGCCGGTCTCCTTCGGCGGGCAAGGAAGGCCTGACAACATCCAAGCGACTGAATACTCAATAGCACAATGGGAGGACCCTTTCATGCAAGTTCGAGACTACATGAGCGGAACGCCGGTTACGATCAACGCCTCGGCCGATTATCAGGACGCGCTCGAGCTGATGGACCAGCACCATATGCACCACCTGCCGGTAACCGATGATCAGGGCGTCGTCGTCGGAATCCTGTCACGGCATGACCTGCAGCTTGCCGCCCGTTATTTCCACGAGCACCCGGGCGAGATCAACGAGGTTATGCATACCCCAGTAACCACCATCGCACCGGAGGCGGAGCTTGCCGATGCCGTCGACGCCATGACGAAGGGCTACATGCGCTGCCTCCCGGTGTCGGAAGACGGCGGTCACCAACTCGTAGGCATCATCACCGAGACGGACTTGATGCGCGCCCTGCGCGATCTTCTCGCCAAACAGGGCGGTTGA
- a CDS encoding FitA-like ribbon-helix-helix domain-containing protein → MPTTLTLKNIPDEVYERLKASAKTHRRSLNSEAIVCLESVLIPGRVAVSERLAKARALRASLAKAKFGAEDIDAYKREGRQ, encoded by the coding sequence ATGCCGACTACTCTGACCTTGAAGAACATTCCGGATGAGGTATACGAGCGACTCAAGGCGTCCGCGAAGACTCACCGACGTAGCTTGAACAGCGAGGCGATCGTGTGCCTGGAATCCGTGTTGATCCCCGGGCGGGTCGCGGTAAGCGAGCGATTGGCCAAGGCTCGGGCGTTGCGCGCGAGTCTGGCGAAGGCCAAGTTTGGTGCAGAGGACATCGACGCCTACAAGCGTGAAGGGCGGCAGTGA
- a CDS encoding pilin has translation MHKIDRRQPRALGGFTLIEVMIAVTVVGILAAVAVPNYQDYVARGKVTEALSLASRAKVAVVDSYQDSRSLPADNAAANLPAPEAIQGKYVGSVAVEDGNILVTFNDAVSQLEGRSLILQASANEGAVNWCCYSPDIAPRLLPSNCRDSAGCLSGATTPDGGDGSGSSDAGGSGSEDTGSEDTGSEDTGSEDTGSGDTGSGDTGSGDTGSGDTGSGDTGSGDTGSGDTGSGDTGSGDTGSGDTGSGDTGSGDTGSGDTGSGDTGSGDTGSGDTGSGDTGSGDTGSGNLDSSSDDECPSGFESSWRGNSRICTSTDPDARKCPKGWKKVGGRKQPLQCKVK, from the coding sequence ATGCACAAAATCGATCGACGCCAGCCCCGCGCTCTCGGCGGGTTTACTCTGATCGAGGTGATGATCGCGGTCACCGTGGTTGGCATCTTAGCCGCCGTGGCGGTGCCGAACTACCAAGACTATGTCGCTCGCGGAAAGGTAACGGAGGCACTGTCCTTGGCGTCTAGAGCCAAGGTTGCCGTGGTCGATTCGTATCAGGATTCCCGGTCGTTGCCCGCCGACAATGCGGCCGCCAATCTGCCGGCGCCCGAGGCGATTCAGGGTAAGTACGTGGGTTCGGTTGCGGTCGAGGACGGCAATATTCTGGTGACTTTCAACGACGCCGTTTCTCAACTGGAAGGCCGTAGCCTGATCCTTCAGGCTTCCGCGAATGAGGGCGCTGTCAACTGGTGCTGCTATAGCCCAGACATCGCGCCGCGCTTATTGCCTTCGAACTGTCGCGACAGCGCGGGCTGTCTAAGCGGAGCCACGACACCGGATGGTGGCGATGGGAGCGGTAGTTCCGATGCGGGCGGCTCTGGCAGCGAGGATACGGGTTCCGAGGATACGGGTTCCGAGGATACGGGTTCCGAGGATACGGGCTCCGGCGATACGGGCTCCGGCGATACGGGCTCCGGCGATACGGGCTCCGGCGATACGGGCTCCGGCGATACGGGCTCCGGCGATACGGGCTCCGGCGATACGGGCTCCGGCGATACGGGTTCCGGCGATACGGGCTCCGGCGACACGGGTTCCGGCGATACGGGCTCCGGCGATACCGGGTCCGGCGATACGGGTTCCGGCGATACGGGTTCCGGCGATACGGGTTCCGGCGATACGGGCTCCGGCGATACGGGCTCCGGCGATACCGGGTCCGGTAATTTAGACTCAAGCTCCGATGATGAGTGCCCGTCAGGCTTCGAGTCGTCCTGGCGAGGTAACAGCAGAATCTGTACATCGACAGACCCCGACGCCAGGAAATGCCCGAAGGGCTGGAAGAAAGTGGGTGGTCGCAAACAGCCGCTTCAATGCAAAGTGAAATAG
- a CDS encoding HD-GYP domain-containing protein, producing MVLTTLDARDPYTYEHSFRVAFFAERIAAAMPLASAMRRRLHVAAHLHDIGKIVISDRVLNKLGRLTYEERIEIQRHPRIGFNILRRLPVFDDVATIVLHHHERMDGNGYPSRLVGEAIPLESRIIAVSDALDAMLSDRPYRRAVEFDTAIAEIDRHAGEQFDPAVVAALNHVSNAMAQDFRRGAAPKNQGHHAYVGHEDLMHSRIVDASQMESSGLQSIGPE from the coding sequence GTGGTCTTGACCACGCTCGATGCGCGCGATCCCTATACCTACGAGCACTCATTCCGTGTAGCATTCTTCGCGGAGAGAATCGCGGCGGCCATGCCATTGGCCAGTGCGATGCGGCGACGGCTTCACGTCGCCGCCCATCTGCACGATATCGGCAAGATTGTCATCTCCGACCGGGTCCTGAACAAGTTGGGCAGGCTGACCTACGAGGAAAGGATCGAGATCCAGAGGCATCCGCGCATCGGCTTCAATATCCTGCGTCGCCTTCCGGTGTTCGACGACGTGGCAACGATCGTCCTGCACCACCACGAGCGCATGGACGGCAATGGCTACCCGAGTCGGCTCGTCGGTGAGGCCATTCCTCTCGAATCACGGATTATCGCCGTCTCCGATGCGCTCGACGCCATGCTTTCGGACCGCCCATATCGCCGAGCGGTCGAATTTGACACGGCCATCGCTGAGATCGACCGCCACGCCGGCGAGCAGTTCGACCCCGCTGTCGTGGCGGCTTTGAATCATGTCAGCAACGCCATGGCTCAGGACTTCCGCAGGGGCGCCGCCCCAAAGAACCAAGGCCACCACGCCTATGTCGGGCACGAAGACCTGATGCACTCGCGCATTGTCGACGCATCGCAGATGGAGTCATCAGGGCTTCAATCGATCGGTCCCGAATAG
- a CDS encoding magnetosome protein MamC produces MAYPGMVSVPGYPAADNSCSSLVRLATVGAIVGGSAAAAANVARMQRGGITANQVLPDNTKTAVSSALATAVAGAVAEQGLARLGVMFATGAAVLFQFRTAAINDPRNGS; encoded by the coding sequence GTGGCCTATCCCGGCATGGTGTCGGTGCCTGGCTATCCCGCGGCGGACAACTCGTGCAGCTCTCTGGTGCGCCTGGCGACGGTCGGTGCCATCGTTGGCGGCTCGGCCGCTGCTGCCGCCAACGTCGCGCGGATGCAGCGCGGGGGGATCACTGCGAATCAGGTGCTGCCGGATAACACCAAGACGGCCGTTTCCAGTGCCTTGGCGACTGCGGTCGCCGGCGCCGTGGCCGAGCAGGGACTCGCGCGGCTCGGGGTGATGTTTGCGACCGGCGCGGCAGTACTTTTCCAGTTCCGCACGGCCGCTATCAATGATCCTAGAAACGGCAGTTGA
- the dnaE gene encoding DNA polymerase III subunit alpha, whose translation MDHQFTHLHLHSEYSLVDGLIRIKPLVKAVATAGMPAVAVTDLGNLFALVRFYRAALGAGIKPLAGAELWLANAQDANKPYRLVLLVQNGVGYRNLTRLVSRGYLEGQHLGLPQVRPDWVVEAAEGLIALSGGIEGDVARAMAAGRHDTAERRLDDWLAAFGDRYYLEVTRTGRQGEAEYLAAAVELAGAKGVPVVATNDVRFLAAEDFEAHEARVCIHEGRTLDDPRRVRRYSPEQFLRTPRQMAELFADLPEALENSVEIAKRCNLELRLGESVLPAFPVPPETTIEAFFAERSRAGLEWRLRRTFDTSAADFAEHRRVYDERLELELQVINQMGFPGYFLIVADFIQWAKDNGIPVGPGRGSGAGSLVAYALKITDLDPIEHDLLFERFLNPERVSMPDFDVDFCMEKRDRVIDYVAQRYGRQAVSQIITFGTMAAKAVVRDVGRVLGHPYGFVDKVAKMVPFELGMTLKKALEESEDLKAAYEDDEEVRGLIDLARKLEGLARNAGKHAGGVVIAPTELTDFAPLYCEPGGENLVTQYDKDDVEQVGLVKFDFLGLRTLTIIDWALRTINAGRAERDEEPIDIALIDPADPKAFALLKRCETTAVFQLESRGMKELIKKLKPDSFEDMTALVALFRPGPLQSGMVDDFIARKHGEAAVAYPHPDLEPILKPTYGVILYQEQVMQIAQVLASYTLGGADLLRRAMGKKKVEEMDKQRAIFEQGAVARGVAASTATYIFDLMEKFAGYGFNKSHSAAYALVSYQTLWLKANYPAAFMAAVLSADMDNTDKVVGLIDECRAMGLTVIPPCINRSEYRFTIADEGTVVYGIGAIKGVGEAAIEATLAARRRGGAFRDLWDLCRRIDLQKANRRVLEALIRAGACDGLGPNRATLMVQLPLALKLAEQQHETQAAGQGDLFGAAAGADATEPDPQLVQLAQDEWEDEQVLQGEKETLGLYLTGHPIDRYEAEIAAMTRCRIGALIETDRGRGERERRTVVGLVVGVRQAKTQRGRLGTVTLDDRTGRIEATCFAELYERVRDRLVPDAILAVTGTMSFDEYRDSWSLRADEVQTLEEARLTLADHLELTLDLSDPAAHRRGEATLAELREALTTFRDEGLPVCLDYRCPGARGRLLLGRDWRVSPSEALLKRLRQVLGPEHVQVSYERLRAPVPSGVLPANDAQSPELAAPLAQQLI comes from the coding sequence GTGGACCACCAATTCACCCATCTGCATCTGCACTCCGAGTATTCCCTCGTCGACGGCCTGATCCGTATCAAGCCGCTCGTCAAGGCCGTCGCGACGGCCGGCATGCCGGCCGTCGCGGTCACCGATCTGGGCAACCTCTTCGCGCTGGTGCGCTTCTATCGGGCGGCGCTCGGGGCCGGGATCAAGCCGCTCGCCGGGGCCGAGCTGTGGCTCGCCAACGCGCAGGACGCCAATAAGCCGTATCGCCTCGTACTCCTGGTCCAGAATGGGGTCGGCTACCGCAATCTGACGCGCCTGGTCTCACGCGGCTACCTCGAGGGTCAGCACTTGGGGCTTCCGCAGGTCCGGCCGGACTGGGTCGTCGAGGCCGCCGAGGGGCTGATCGCGCTGTCCGGCGGCATCGAGGGGGACGTTGCCCGGGCCATGGCGGCCGGCCGGCACGATACCGCCGAGCGCCGGCTCGATGATTGGCTCGCGGCCTTCGGCGATCGCTACTATTTGGAGGTCACCCGCACCGGGCGCCAGGGCGAGGCGGAGTATCTCGCGGCGGCGGTGGAGCTGGCCGGCGCCAAGGGTGTGCCGGTGGTCGCGACCAACGACGTGCGCTTTCTCGCCGCCGAGGATTTCGAAGCCCACGAGGCACGCGTCTGCATCCACGAAGGGCGCACGCTGGACGATCCGCGCCGCGTCCGCCGCTATAGCCCGGAGCAGTTCCTGCGCACGCCCCGGCAGATGGCCGAGCTGTTCGCCGACCTGCCGGAGGCCCTGGAGAACAGCGTCGAGATCGCCAAGCGGTGCAACCTGGAGTTGCGGCTCGGCGAGAGCGTCCTGCCGGCCTTCCCCGTGCCGCCCGAAACGACGATCGAGGCCTTCTTCGCCGAGCGTTCGCGCGCCGGTCTGGAATGGCGGCTAAGGCGGACCTTCGATACGAGCGCGGCGGACTTCGCCGAGCACCGCCGGGTCTACGACGAGCGTCTGGAGCTGGAGCTTCAGGTCATCAACCAGATGGGCTTCCCCGGCTACTTCCTGATCGTCGCCGACTTCATCCAGTGGGCCAAGGACAATGGCATCCCGGTCGGGCCCGGCCGCGGCTCAGGGGCCGGTTCCCTGGTGGCCTATGCGCTCAAGATCACCGACCTCGACCCGATCGAACACGACCTCCTCTTCGAGCGCTTCCTCAACCCCGAGCGGGTGTCGATGCCGGATTTCGATGTCGACTTCTGCATGGAGAAGCGCGACCGCGTCATCGACTATGTCGCCCAGCGCTACGGGCGCCAGGCGGTGTCGCAGATCATCACTTTCGGCACGATGGCGGCGAAGGCGGTGGTGCGCGATGTCGGCCGCGTGCTCGGCCACCCCTATGGCTTCGTCGACAAGGTCGCCAAGATGGTGCCGTTCGAGCTCGGCATGACGCTGAAGAAGGCGCTCGAGGAGAGCGAGGACCTGAAGGCGGCCTATGAAGACGACGAGGAGGTGCGCGGGCTCATCGACCTGGCGCGCAAACTCGAGGGCCTGGCGCGCAACGCCGGCAAGCACGCCGGCGGTGTCGTGATCGCACCGACCGAGCTGACCGATTTCGCGCCCCTCTACTGCGAGCCGGGCGGTGAGAACCTGGTCACCCAGTACGACAAGGACGACGTCGAGCAGGTCGGCCTCGTCAAGTTCGACTTCCTCGGCCTGCGCACGCTCACCATCATCGACTGGGCGCTGCGGACCATCAACGCCGGGCGGGCCGAGCGCGACGAGGAGCCGATCGACATCGCCCTCATCGACCCGGCCGACCCGAAGGCCTTCGCGCTTCTCAAGCGCTGCGAGACCACGGCCGTCTTCCAGCTCGAATCGCGCGGCATGAAGGAGCTGATCAAGAAGCTCAAGCCCGATAGCTTCGAGGACATGACGGCGCTGGTCGCCCTGTTTCGCCCCGGCCCGTTGCAATCGGGGATGGTCGACGACTTCATCGCCCGCAAGCACGGCGAGGCGGCGGTCGCCTATCCGCACCCGGACCTGGAGCCGATCCTCAAGCCGACTTACGGCGTGATCCTCTACCAGGAGCAGGTCATGCAGATCGCCCAGGTACTGGCCAGCTACACCCTCGGTGGCGCCGACCTGCTGCGCCGTGCGATGGGCAAAAAGAAGGTCGAGGAGATGGACAAGCAGCGCGCCATCTTCGAGCAAGGCGCGGTGGCGCGCGGCGTAGCGGCGAGCACCGCGACCTACATCTTCGATCTGATGGAGAAGTTCGCCGGCTACGGCTTCAACAAGTCGCATTCGGCGGCCTATGCGCTCGTCTCTTATCAGACCCTCTGGCTCAAGGCCAACTACCCAGCCGCCTTCATGGCGGCGGTGTTGAGCGCCGACATGGACAACACCGACAAGGTGGTCGGCCTGATCGACGAGTGCCGCGCGATGGGCCTCACCGTGATCCCGCCGTGCATCAACCGCTCGGAATACCGTTTTACGATCGCCGACGAGGGCACCGTCGTCTACGGGATCGGCGCGATCAAGGGCGTCGGCGAGGCGGCCATCGAGGCGACCCTCGCTGCGAGGCGTCGCGGCGGGGCGTTCCGCGACCTGTGGGATCTGTGCCGGCGTATCGACCTGCAGAAGGCCAACCGTCGGGTCCTCGAGGCGTTGATCCGCGCCGGGGCCTGCGACGGCCTCGGGCCCAACCGGGCGACCCTGATGGTCCAGTTGCCGCTCGCCCTCAAGCTTGCCGAGCAGCAGCACGAGACCCAGGCTGCCGGGCAGGGGGATCTCTTCGGTGCCGCCGCCGGTGCGGATGCCACCGAACCGGATCCCCAGCTCGTCCAGCTGGCCCAGGACGAATGGGAGGACGAACAGGTCCTCCAGGGCGAGAAGGAGACCCTCGGCCTCTACCTGACCGGTCACCCGATCGACCGCTACGAGGCCGAGATCGCCGCCATGACGCGCTGCCGTATCGGCGCGCTGATCGAGACCGACCGGGGTCGTGGCGAGCGCGAGCGGCGCACGGTTGTCGGTCTCGTCGTCGGCGTGCGCCAGGCCAAGACCCAGCGCGGGCGTCTCGGCACCGTAACGCTCGACGACCGCACCGGGCGGATCGAGGCGACCTGTTTCGCCGAACTCTACGAGCGGGTCCGCGATCGACTGGTCCCCGACGCGATCCTCGCCGTGACCGGCACCATGAGCTTCGACGAGTACCGCGACAGCTGGTCGCTGCGCGCCGACGAGGTCCAGACGCTCGAAGAGGCGCGGCTCACGCTCGCCGACCATCTGGAGCTGACCCTGGATCTGAGCGACCCGGCCGCGCATCGGCGTGGCGAGGCGACACTCGCCGAACTGCGCGAGGCCCTGACCACCTTCCGTGACGAGGGCCTGCCGGTCTGTCTCGACTACCGCTGCCCGGGAGCCCGCGGGCGGCTCCTGCTCGGGCGCGATTGGCGGGTCTCACCGAGCGAGGCCTTGCTCAAGCGCCTGCGTCAGGTCCTCGGGCCCGAGCATGTGCAGGTGAGCTACGAGCGGCTGCGCGCGCCCGTCCCCAGTGGTGTCTTGCCTGCCAACGATGCGCAGTCGCCTGAGCTGGCCGCGCCGCTGGCGCAGCAATTGATCTAA